In Tripterygium wilfordii isolate XIE 37 chromosome 15, ASM1340144v1, whole genome shotgun sequence, one DNA window encodes the following:
- the LOC119980140 gene encoding uncharacterized protein LOC119980140, with amino-acid sequence MSTTMAIRRSKWQYPPAPRIIHFPRRPRRKPTKSTPAKPTLQRDRRGKLETLFDQEREFARGVVPIVLVSGRGGGGGGEDCEGRRERVEERKSSSVGVEEEKWRFQAEMLRAECNLLRMEKEIAVKKMERRRVQIERTLRSTVQTLLSGREEICEGKNPSIVLEEEIRHLAGKLQKLQRDSGHKDFEVRNCRNFDKKASLLQRQLKEFGDTSEEICVKEIREMAEASLSIKAQCSVDESFSNTNTNCNSPQMEILRKKMEGLSKGILLERMEEEYGSMLHTANSSTANSASNSKRIELPDKSFTSIRHPYKEIVPKEEKVCSGRCKAIVRRIVEQVRAETEQWSQLQEMLGQVRDEMEELQVSRDFWEDRALDSDYEIQTLHSAVQKWRERALSSEAKTNELQAQLSILHEEAEKLRTKQNTKPAMSKISPPCPRDAQNEMEKRVLVCQLKENHHPNSNGDRQKQKGVFNDGRRKAHTSTSRLAAPKRSPFRDIGNSSPLVRQNSRAVFPLHCPLPSTTDNSY; translated from the exons ATGTCCACAACCATGGCAATAAGGAGGTCAAAATGGCAGTACCCACCAGCACCAAGAATCATCCATTTCCCTCGCAGGCCTCGCAGGAAGCCAACAAAGTCCACTCCTGCAAAACCCACATTGCAGAGAGACCGGAGAGGAAAGTTGGAGACTTTGTTTGATCAGGAGAGAGAGTTTGCCAGAGGGGTTGTGCCAATTGTGCTGGTGagtggaagaggaggaggaggaggaggagaggattgtgaggggaggagagagagagtggaggaGAGGAAGAGTAGTAGTGTGGGGGTCGAGGAGGAGAAGTGGAGGTTCCAGGCAGAGATGTTGAGGGCAGAGTGTAATCTTTTGAGGATGGAGAAAGAGATTGCCGTAAAAAAGATGGAAAGGAGAAGAGTACAGATTGAAAGGACACTGAGATCCACAGTTCAAACTCTTCTATCT gggagggaggaaatttgtgAAGGAAAGAACCCAAGCATTGTTTTGGAGGAAGAGATTCGGCATTTGGCAGGGAAACTACAGAAGTTACAAAGGGATTCGGGACATAAAGATTTTGAAGTTCGGAACTGTagaaattttgataaaaaagctTCCCTTCTTCAAAGACAACTGAAGGAGTTCGGAGATACCTCAGAAGAGATATGTGTGAAGGAGATCAGAGAGATGGCAGAAGCAAGCTTGTCTATCAAAGCACAATGCAGTGTTGATGAGAGCTTTTCAAATACCAATACCAATTGCAAT AGTCCGCAGATGGAGATACTGAGAAAGAAAATGGAGGGATTGTCAAAGGGGATATTGTTGGAGAGAATGGAGGAAGAATATGGGTCAATGCTTCATACAGCTAACAGTTCCACAGCCAATTCTGCTTCCAATTCCAAGAGAATTGAACTTCCTGATAAGTCTTTTACCTCGATACGACATCCATACAAG GAGATCGTCCCCAAAGAGGAGAAAGTGTGTTCAGGACGATGCAAGGCTATAGTAAGGAGGATTGTTGAGCAAGTCAGGGCCGAGACAGAGCAGTGGTCCCAACTGCAAGAAATGCTGGGGCAAGTGAGGGATGAGATGGAAGAGTTACAAGTTTCTCGAGATTTTTGGGAAGATCGAGCACTGGATTCCGATTATGAAATTCAGACCCTTCATTCTGCC GTTCAAAAGTGGAGGGAGAGAGCTCTCTCTTCTgaagcaaaaacaaatgaaCTACAAGCACAATTATCCATTCTACATGAGGAGGCTGAAAAATTGAGGACGAAACAGAATACCAAACCAGCAATGTCAAAAATCTCACCGCCATGTCCTCGAGATGCACAAAATGAGATGGAGAAACGGGTACTGGTTTGTCAATTGAAGGAAAATCATCATCCTAATTCTAATGGAGATCGCCAGAAGCAGAAGGGAGTCTTTAATGATGGAAGAAGAAAAGCACACACAAGCACTAGTAGACTTGCTGCTCCGAAACGTTCTCCCTTTCGAGATATTGGGAATTCATCACCATTAGTGAGGCAGAATAGCAGAGCAGTTTTCCCTTTGCATTGCCCTCTGCCTTCAACTACAGACAACAGCTACTGA
- the LOC119980138 gene encoding ABC transporter I family member 17: MALVENHLDEHLLAVDVEEGDGYPEDPKFRIRDLKKVSDVGAPILNGINMDIPKGVVVGIIGPSGSGKSTVLRALNRLWEPPSGTVFLDGQDITGLDVLALRRKVGMLFQLPALFDGTVADNVRYGPQLRGKKLTDTEVYNLLTLADLDSSFYSKNGSELSVGQAQRVALARTLANEPEVLLLDEPTSALDPIATQNVEDVIVKLKKNRGMTVVMVSHSIKQIQRIADVVFLLVNGEIVEVLQPDKLSEAKHPMALRFLQLS; the protein is encoded by the exons ATGGCTTTGGTTGAGAACCATCTCG ATGAGCATCTACTGGCGGTGGACGTGGAGGAAGGAGACGGATATCCGGAAGATCCGAAATTTCGGATCCGTGATTTGAAGAAGGTTTCGGATGTTGGAGCTCCGATACTGAACGGGATCAACATGGACATACCCAAGGGGGTGGTTGTGGGGATCATAGGGCCCAGTGGGAGCGGGAAATCAACGGTTCTGAGGGCGCTTAACCGGTTGTGGGAACCACCTTCAGGGACGGTGTTTTTGGACGGTCAAGATATAACGGGTCTTGATGTTCTCGCTCTTCGACGTAAGGTCGGAATGCTCTTTCAACTGCCGGCCCTCTTCGACG GCACAGTTGCAGATAATGTACGATATGGACCGCAACTGAGGGGGAAGAAGCTTACTGACACTGAGGTCTACAACTTGCTTACACTAGCAGACCTTGATTCATCCTTTTATAGCAAAAATGGTAGTGAGTTATCAGTGGGTCAAGCTCAAAGAGTTGCACTTGCCAGGACCTTAGCCAATGAACCAGAG GTTTTGCTGCTAGATGAGCCAACGAGTGCCTTGGATCCAATAGCGACACAGAACGTAGAGGATGTAATTGTGAAGCTGAAGAAGAATCGTGGAATGACAGTTGTGATGGTCTCCCACAGCATAAAGCAGATTCAGAGGATTGCTGATGTAGTTTTCTTGTTAGTGAATGGGGAGATAGTTGAAGTTTTACAACCTGATAAGCTTTCCGAAGCCAAGCATCCCATGGCCTTAAGGTTTCTTCAACTCTCTTGA
- the LOC119980139 gene encoding uncharacterized protein LOC119980139, producing MDWWHEMRRAWFALSLRFNPASATSSKSDCAVVGDGGCCDAGLLKLQDEVQVCGYKDVEVMWSMLYAPSQQPVQIPKRRKQGHAWRALLFSNSKQDTTTASSVSSCFTFGFKSY from the exons ATGGATTGGTGGCACGAGATGAGAAGAGCTTGGTTTGCTTTGTCTCTCAGATTCAACCCTGCTAGTGCTACTTCTTCTAAATCTG ATTGTGCAGTTGTTGGCGATGGTGGATGTTGTGATGCTGGTTTGTTGAAGCTTCAAGATGAGGTACAAGTGTGTGGATATAAAGATGTAGAGGTGATGTGGAGCATGTTGTATGCACCATCACAACAGCCTGTTCAAATCCCAAAACGTAGAAAGCAGGGGCATGCTTGGAGGGCATTGTTGTTTTCCAATTCCAAGCAAGACACCACCACTGCTTCCTCTGTTTCTTCATGCTTTACGTTTGGCTTCAAATCATACTGA
- the LOC120016189 gene encoding KRR1 small subunit processome component isoform X1: MENQNDNHHEEVEPVPKKHKGKHDKPKPWDEDPNIDRWTIEKFDPSWNERGMLEVSSFSTLFPQYREKYLQECWPMVKSALKEYGISCELNLVEGSMTVSTTRKTRDPYIVVKARDLIKLLSRSVPARQAIKILNDEMQCDIIKVGNLVRNKERFVKRRQHLVGPNSSTLKALEILTGCYILVQGNTVAAMGSFKGLKQVRKIVEDCMLNKLHPVYSIKILMMKKELEKDPALANESWDRFLPKFKKKNVNQKKVKSKEKKPYTPFPPPQQPSKIDIQLETGEYFLNDKIKSAKEWQEKQGKRAEKEAERKRKREAAYIPPEEPAEQDSNKSDEQNIDVAAMTVSLKKISKELKNQKSAENINPEAYIAASGERSKKKSKHA, from the exons ATGGAAAATCAAAACGATAATCATCATGAAGAGGTGGAGCCAGTGCCGAAGAAGCATAAAGGGAAGCACGACAAGCCGAAGCCGTGGGATGAGGACCCGAACATAGACAGGTGGACGATTGAGAAGTTTGACCCGTCCTGGAACGAACGTGGCATGCTCGAAGTCAGCTCATTCTCCACCCTATTTCCTCAGTACAGGG AAAAGTACTTGCAAGAGTGTTGGCCAATGGTGAAATCTGCATTGAAAGAGTATGGAATTTCATGTGAGCTAAATTTG GTTGAGGGGTCCATGACGGTGTCAACTACAAGAAAGACTAGAGATCCTTATATTGTTGTCAAAGCCAGGGATCTCATTAAGTTGTTATCAAGAAGTGTTCCTGCTCGGCAG GCAATCAAAATACTTAATGATGAAATGCAATGTGACATCATCAAGGTTGGCAACTTGGTTCGCAATAAG GAACGATTTGTCAAACGAAGACAACATCTTGTGGGACCAAATTCATCCACGTTGAAG GCACTTGAAATATTGACAGGCTGCTATATTCTTGTTCAG GGTAATACGGTGGCTGCTATGGGCTCGTTTAAAGGTTTGAAACAAGTCAGGAAGATTGTGGAAGACTGCATGCTGAATAAATTGCATCCTGTATACAGTATAAAG ATTCTCATGATGAAGAAAGAACTTGAAAAGGATCCTGCTCTTGCTAATGAAAGTTGGGATAGGTTTCTCCCAAAGTTTAAGAA GAAAAATGTTAATCAGAAGAAGGTTAAGAGTAAAGAGAAAAAACCATATACGCCCTTTCCCCCGCCTCAACAGCCTAGTAAG ATTGATATACAACTGGAGACTGGAGAATACTTTTTGAATGACAAGATTAAATCAGCAAAGGAGTGGCAAGAGAAGCAAGGGAAGCGGGCAGAAAAAGAggctgaaaggaaaaggaaaagagaagctGCATACATCCCACCTGAG GAACCTGCTGAGCAGGATTCTAACAAGTCCGATGAGCAGAACATAGATGTGGCTGCTATGACCGTGTCTTTAAAG AAAATATCAAAGGAGTTGAAAAATCAAAAGTCTGCTGAGAATATCAATCCGGAGGCATATATTGCCGCATCTGGAGAACGCTCTAAAAAGAAATCTAAGCATGCGTAA
- the LOC120016189 gene encoding KRR1 small subunit processome component homolog isoform X2, which yields MVKSALKEYGISCELNLVEGSMTVSTTRKTRDPYIVVKARDLIKLLSRSVPARQAIKILNDEMQCDIIKVGNLVRNKERFVKRRQHLVGPNSSTLKALEILTGCYILVQGNTVAAMGSFKGLKQVRKIVEDCMLNKLHPVYSIKILMMKKELEKDPALANESWDRFLPKFKKKNVNQKKVKSKEKKPYTPFPPPQQPSKIDIQLETGEYFLNDKIKSAKEWQEKQGKRAEKEAERKRKREAAYIPPEEPAEQDSNKSDEQNIDVAAMTVSLKKISKELKNQKSAENINPEAYIAASGERSKKKSKHA from the exons ATGGTGAAATCTGCATTGAAAGAGTATGGAATTTCATGTGAGCTAAATTTG GTTGAGGGGTCCATGACGGTGTCAACTACAAGAAAGACTAGAGATCCTTATATTGTTGTCAAAGCCAGGGATCTCATTAAGTTGTTATCAAGAAGTGTTCCTGCTCGGCAG GCAATCAAAATACTTAATGATGAAATGCAATGTGACATCATCAAGGTTGGCAACTTGGTTCGCAATAAG GAACGATTTGTCAAACGAAGACAACATCTTGTGGGACCAAATTCATCCACGTTGAAG GCACTTGAAATATTGACAGGCTGCTATATTCTTGTTCAG GGTAATACGGTGGCTGCTATGGGCTCGTTTAAAGGTTTGAAACAAGTCAGGAAGATTGTGGAAGACTGCATGCTGAATAAATTGCATCCTGTATACAGTATAAAG ATTCTCATGATGAAGAAAGAACTTGAAAAGGATCCTGCTCTTGCTAATGAAAGTTGGGATAGGTTTCTCCCAAAGTTTAAGAA GAAAAATGTTAATCAGAAGAAGGTTAAGAGTAAAGAGAAAAAACCATATACGCCCTTTCCCCCGCCTCAACAGCCTAGTAAG ATTGATATACAACTGGAGACTGGAGAATACTTTTTGAATGACAAGATTAAATCAGCAAAGGAGTGGCAAGAGAAGCAAGGGAAGCGGGCAGAAAAAGAggctgaaaggaaaaggaaaagagaagctGCATACATCCCACCTGAG GAACCTGCTGAGCAGGATTCTAACAAGTCCGATGAGCAGAACATAGATGTGGCTGCTATGACCGTGTCTTTAAAG AAAATATCAAAGGAGTTGAAAAATCAAAAGTCTGCTGAGAATATCAATCCGGAGGCATATATTGCCGCATCTGGAGAACGCTCTAAAAAGAAATCTAAGCATGCGTAA